One part of the Coffea eugenioides isolate CCC68of unplaced genomic scaffold, Ceug_1.0 ScVebR1_1997;HRSCAF=2944, whole genome shotgun sequence genome encodes these proteins:
- the LOC113756118 gene encoding beta-glucosidase 18-like: protein MKVTTMLSSSSLLLFILLISANPYARALQEGGNGIEEELEDVKRSYFPTGFLFGVATSSYQIEGAILEDGKSLSNWDVFVHKNGNVNNGDTGDIATDHYHRYLEDIETIHSLGVDAYRFSISWSRILPSVLFSFHG from the exons ATGAAGGTCACCACTATGCTATCCTCCTCCTCTCTTCTTCTCTTCATATTGCTCATTTCTGCAAATCCTTATGCAAGAGCCCTTCAAGAAGGAGGCAATGGAATAGAAGAAGAGCTTGAAGATGTGAAAAGATCATATTTCCCAACTGGATTTCTCTTTGGTGTTGCCACTTCTTCCTATCAA ATTGAGGGTGCAATTCTTGAAGATGGGAAGAGCCTTAGTAACTGGGATGTTTTTGTCCATAAAAATG GGAATGTAAACAATGGAGACACTGGAGATATAGCCACTGATCATTACCATCGTTACCTG GAAGATATAGAGACAATCCATTCTCTTGGAGTGGATGCTTACCGGTTCTCCATTTCCTGGTCAAGAATACTTCCAAGTGTGTTATTTTCCTTCCATGGATAA